One Cyprinus carpio isolate SPL01 chromosome B25, ASM1834038v1, whole genome shotgun sequence genomic region harbors:
- the LOC109085805 gene encoding annexin A2-like, producing the protein MSMVQEYLGQLTLQLGGGEPTYPTVVPEPNFDPEKDAARIETAIKTKGVDEQTITDVLTKRTYNQRREIAFAYERRAKKDMISALKGALSGSLETVILGLMKSTAQYDASEIKASIKGLGTDEESLIEIVCSRSNAELMEIKRVYKELFKKDLEKDVCGDTSGDFAKLLLALVEAKRAEPSSVVDYQKIDEDARALFEAGVKRKGTDVKCWISIMSERSVPHLQKVFERYKSYSPYDMQESIRKEVKGDLEMSFLTLVQCFENRQLYFANRLQDAMKSKGAKEKVLTRIMVSRCEVDLKKIRQEFKAHHGKSLYQTIAEHTKGDYQRALLNLCGGDD; encoded by the exons GGGGAGCCCACATACCCTACTGTGGTGCCAGAGCCGAACTTTGATCCAGAAAAGGATGCTGCCAGAATCGAGACCGCTATCAAAACTAAAG GGGTGGATGAGCAAACCATTACTGATGTCCTCACCAAACGTACATATAACCAACGGCGAGAAATCGCCTTCGCATATGAGAGGAGAGCCAAGAAG GATATGATCTCAGCACTGAAGGGGGCGCTGTCTGGCTCTCTGGAAACGGTCATCCTGGGCCTCATGAAGAGCACTGCCCAGTACGACGCCTCCGAAATCAAAGCCTCCATCAAG GGTCTGGGAACAGATGAAGAGTCTCTGATTGAGATCGTCTGCTCTCGAAGCAATGCTGAGCTCATGGAGATCAAGAGAGTCTACAAAGAAT TGTTCAAGAAGGACCTGGAGAAGGATGTGTGTGGAGATACTTCAGGAGACTTCGCTAAACTCCTGCTGGCTCTGGTTGAG GCCAAGAGAGCCGAGCCCAGCTCCGTCGTTGACTACCAGAAAATCGATGAAGATGCCAGA GCCCTGTTTGAGGCTGGAGTCAAGCGAAAAGGCACTGATGTGAAGTGCTGGATCTCCATCATGTCCGAGAGAAGCGTTCCTCACCTCCAGAAAG tGTTTGAGAGATACAAGAGCTACAGCCCCTATGACATGCAGGAGAGCATCCGCAAAGAGGTGAAGGGAGATCTGGAGATGTCCTTCCTCACCTTGG TTCAGTGCTTTGAAAACAGACAGCTGTATTTCGCCAACAGATTGCAAGACGCTATGAAG AGCAAAGGAGCGAAGGAAAAGGTTCTGACCCGGATCATGGTGTCCCGATGCGAGGTGGACCTCAAGAAGATCAGACAAGAGTTCAAGGCTCATCACGGGAAGTCTCTGTACCAGACCATTGCA GAGCACACAAAGGGAGACTACCAGAGGGCCCTGTTGAACCTGTGCGGTGGAGACGATTAA